The following proteins are encoded in a genomic region of Nicoliella spurrieriana:
- the groL gene encoding chaperonin GroEL (60 kDa chaperone family; promotes refolding of misfolded polypeptides especially under stressful conditions; forms two stacked rings of heptamers to form a barrel-shaped 14mer; ends can be capped by GroES; misfolded proteins enter the barrel where they are refolded when GroES binds) has product MAKEVKFSESARRSLLNGVDKLADTVKTTLGPKGRNVVLEEGAGNPNITNDGVTIAKAIELPDHFENMGAKLVAEVASKTNDIAGDGTTTATVLTQAIVNEGLKNVTAGANPVGVRRGIEEATKVAVKALHKMSHEVKNKNDIAQIASISSANKQVGSLIADAMEKVGNDGVITIEDSRGVDTSLDVVEGMQFDRGYMSQYMVTDNDKMEANLDNPYILITDKKINNIQDILPVLQSVVEQGRSLLIIADDIGGEALPTLVLNKMRGTFNVVAVKAPGFGDRRKDQLQDIATLTGATLITDDLGLNLKDATLDQLGQSSKVNVTKDSTTIVQGAGDKDQIADRVSEIKTQIEKTTSDFDRDKLKERLAKLAGGVAVVRVGAATETELKERKYRIEDALNATRAAVEEGYVPGGGTAYINILKDIDAIKADGDENTGVQIVRRALEAPVRQIAHNAGVDGSVIVDHLRDQKPGVGYNAADGTYEDMIKAGVIDPTKVSRSALQNAASVSALLLTTEAVVANEPKEENNNPLPPQPGMGGMM; this is encoded by the coding sequence ATGGCTAAGGAAGTTAAATTTTCAGAAAGTGCTAGAAGATCATTGCTTAATGGAGTAGATAAACTAGCTGATACGGTTAAAACGACATTGGGACCTAAGGGGCGCAATGTGGTTCTTGAAGAAGGTGCCGGAAACCCAAACATTACTAACGATGGGGTTACGATTGCAAAGGCAATTGAATTACCAGACCATTTTGAAAATATGGGTGCTAAATTAGTTGCTGAAGTTGCATCCAAGACTAACGATATTGCTGGTGATGGGACCACGACTGCCACCGTTTTAACCCAGGCAATCGTTAACGAAGGCTTGAAGAACGTTACCGCCGGTGCTAATCCTGTGGGCGTCCGTCGCGGAATTGAAGAAGCTACTAAGGTAGCTGTTAAGGCATTACACAAGATGTCACACGAAGTAAAGAACAAGAATGATATTGCACAAATTGCTTCAATTTCATCCGCTAACAAGCAAGTCGGTTCATTAATTGCCGATGCCATGGAAAAAGTGGGTAACGATGGAGTAATTACGATTGAAGATTCCCGTGGGGTTGATACTAGCCTTGATGTTGTTGAAGGAATGCAATTTGATCGTGGTTACATGTCACAATACATGGTGACCGATAACGATAAGATGGAAGCTAACTTGGATAACCCATACATTTTGATTACTGATAAGAAGATTAATAACATTCAAGACATCTTACCAGTGCTTCAATCAGTGGTTGAACAAGGACGTTCACTATTAATCATTGCTGATGATATTGGTGGAGAAGCATTGCCAACGCTTGTATTGAACAAGATGCGTGGAACCTTTAACGTAGTTGCTGTTAAGGCCCCTGGTTTTGGTGATCGTCGGAAGGACCAATTACAAGATATTGCTACTTTGACTGGGGCGACTTTGATCACTGACGACTTAGGCTTAAACTTAAAGGATGCTACGTTAGACCAATTAGGTCAATCATCAAAGGTTAACGTTACTAAGGATAGTACGACCATCGTCCAAGGTGCTGGTGATAAGGACCAGATTGCCGATCGGGTCAGCGAAATTAAGACGCAAATCGAAAAGACGACTTCTGACTTTGACCGTGATAAGTTAAAGGAACGCCTTGCTAAATTAGCCGGTGGAGTTGCCGTAGTCCGGGTCGGTGCTGCTACCGAAACCGAATTAAAGGAACGTAAGTACAGAATTGAAGATGCATTGAACGCTACCCGGGCCGCCGTTGAAGAAGGTTACGTTCCCGGTGGTGGAACTGCCTACATTAATATTCTTAAGGATATTGATGCCATTAAGGCTGATGGTGATGAAAACACCGGGGTGCAAATTGTTCGGCGGGCGCTTGAAGCACCAGTTAGACAAATTGCTCACAATGCAGGGGTTGATGGTTCCGTAATCGTTGACCACCTCAGAGATCAAAAGCCAGGGGTTGGTTACAACGCTGCTGACGGGACCTACGAAGATATGATCAAGGCTGGTGTGATTGACCCAACCAAGGTTAGTCGTTCAGCATTACAAAATGCCGCTTCCGTTTCAGCACTATTGCTTACGACTGAAGCAGTGGTTGCAAACGAACCAAAGGAAGAAAATAATAACCCATTACCTCCACAACCAGGTATGGGCGGAATGATGTAA
- the groES gene encoding co-chaperone GroES has protein sequence MLKPLGDRVIVEVEEAKEKTVGGIVLASNAKEKPQTGKVVAVGDGRVLDNGKQVAPSVKKGDTVLFDKYSGTSVDYEGQSYLVLHDKDLVAVID, from the coding sequence GTGTTAAAGCCATTAGGTGATCGTGTCATCGTTGAAGTTGAGGAAGCAAAGGAAAAAACAGTCGGTGGAATTGTATTAGCAAGTAATGCTAAGGAAAAGCCACAAACCGGGAAGGTTGTTGCTGTTGGGGATGGTCGAGTTCTTGATAACGGCAAGCAAGTTGCACCATCCGTTAAAAAGGGTGACACTGTTTTATTTGATAAGTACTCAGGAACTTCAGTTGACTATGAAGGACAATCCTACTTAGTTTTGCATGATAAAGATTTAGTCGCAGTGATTGACTAA